One stretch of Novosphingobium pentaromativorans US6-1 DNA includes these proteins:
- the aat gene encoding leucyl/phenylalanyl-tRNA--protein transferase: MIEPELLMLAYRSGIFPMADSRDDPEIFWIEPRQRAILPLDGFHLSKSLARTLRRGRFTVTCNEAFSDVMEACAAPRAVREDDDEGGSWISHRIQDSYENLHFLGHAHSIECWQESADGSGRQLVGGLYGVGFDRVFCGESMFSRVPDSSKVALAWLVAALRRAGAILLDCQFITPHLASLGAVEMPQKRYLTLLKAAQFALESDAEAVGLGGVARAGLGAGLGAGLGSGVLSLPEGFAALLEDAAEAGLASCPGKLIAQDLTQTS, translated from the coding sequence ATGATCGAGCCCGAACTGCTCATGCTCGCTTACCGCAGCGGGATTTTCCCGATGGCGGACAGCCGCGACGATCCCGAGATCTTCTGGATCGAGCCGCGCCAGCGGGCGATTCTCCCCCTCGACGGTTTCCACCTGTCGAAGTCGCTGGCACGCACGCTGCGGCGCGGCCGCTTCACTGTGACCTGCAACGAGGCCTTCTCGGACGTGATGGAAGCCTGCGCCGCCCCGCGCGCCGTGCGGGAGGATGACGACGAAGGCGGCAGCTGGATCAGCCACCGGATCCAGGACAGCTACGAGAACCTGCACTTCCTGGGCCATGCCCATTCGATCGAATGCTGGCAGGAATCGGCAGACGGCAGCGGGCGGCAACTTGTCGGGGGGCTCTACGGCGTCGGGTTCGACCGGGTGTTCTGCGGCGAATCGATGTTTTCGCGCGTGCCCGATTCGTCGAAGGTCGCCCTCGCCTGGCTCGTCGCGGCGCTACGCCGCGCGGGCGCGATCCTGCTCGATTGCCAGTTCATAACGCCGCACCTCGCCTCCCTCGGCGCGGTGGAAATGCCGCAGAAGCGCTATCTGACGCTGCTAAAAGCCGCTCAGTTCGCGCTGGAATCCGATGCGGAAGCAGTCGGGCTCGGGGGCGTCGCAAGGGCCGGACTCGGCGCGGGACTGGGCGCAGGATTGGGCTCAGGCGTGCTTTCGCTGCCGGAAGGCTTCGCCGCATTGCTTGAGGATGCAGCCGAAGCGGGACTGGCGTCCTGCCCCGGGAAGCTCATCGCGCAGGACTTGACCCAGACATCGTAA
- a CDS encoding DUF2721 domain-containing protein: MIVQTIQLALTPVFVLVAIGNILSILSTRLGRVVDRARILQTMHENTEGTEHDLVVREIRVIDKRITIITQAIRIMVLSGLAIGSTVAVLFLEGLASFDLHVLAAVTFLVSVVLLLYALILFLRETQVAAEALRIPRDYLELDREI, translated from the coding sequence ATGATCGTCCAAACCATCCAGTTGGCATTGACGCCGGTCTTCGTCCTCGTTGCCATCGGCAATATCCTCAGCATCCTTTCGACCCGGCTCGGCCGGGTCGTCGACCGGGCGCGCATCCTGCAGACGATGCACGAGAACACCGAGGGCACCGAGCACGACTTGGTGGTCCGGGAAATCCGCGTCATCGACAAGCGCATCACGATCATCACCCAGGCCATCCGCATCATGGTGCTCTCGGGCCTTGCCATCGGTTCGACGGTAGCCGTCCTGTTTCTCGAAGGGCTTGCGAGCTTCGACCTGCATGTCCTTGCTGCAGTGACCTTTCTGGTATCGGTGGTACTTCTGCTCTACGCGCTGATCCTGTTCCTGCGCGAGACGCAGGTTGCAGCCGAGGCGCTGCGCATCCCGCGCGATTACCTGGAACTCGACCGCGAGATCTGA
- a CDS encoding fatty acyl-AMP ligase — MSDTISVVPNAAKDLVRTPNEDALPRRFADFDTFCDALDYAAQGSRGFNFHDPRGTLTRVYPFSELREDALAVAYALVARGVKPGDRIALIAETGTDFAALFCATVYAGAWPVPLPLPTSFGGKDNYIEQLAVQLSSSDPAMLIGPDEIAHLTSAAAERQGCGHATWSEFAAKDAPEVELPKALPDDICYLQYSSGSTRFPHGVAVTHRSLMSNLAAHSHGMQLTETDRCISWLPWYHDMGLVGCFLSLIANQVSGDYLKTEDFARRPLAWLDLITRNRGTSISYSPTFGYDICARRISSQSPVSDRFDLSRWRLAGNGADMIRPDVMQNFVNAFADAGFKASAFLPSYGLAEATLAVTIMPPGEGIRVELVEEERLSGSPRDLSRPARYRAIVNCGKPVLDMEVVIRGENGQTLGDHKIGKVWCRGTSVMHSYFRDPEATEACLVDGWLDTGDMGYMTEGYLFIVGRAKDMIIINGKNHWPQDIEWAVEQLPGFNHGDIAAFSVEMENGEEAPAVLVHCRVSDPVKRLELHEMIRDKVRSITGMNCVVELVPPKSLPRTSSGKLSRAKAKKLYLSGEIEPFRLAA; from the coding sequence ATGAGCGACACCATCTCCGTGGTGCCGAATGCGGCTAAGGACCTTGTCCGCACTCCCAATGAGGACGCGCTTCCCCGTCGATTTGCCGACTTCGACACCTTTTGTGATGCATTGGATTATGCCGCGCAAGGTTCGCGCGGCTTCAATTTCCACGATCCGCGCGGCACACTGACGCGCGTCTATCCCTTCAGCGAACTGCGCGAAGATGCACTGGCGGTGGCCTATGCGCTGGTGGCGCGCGGCGTGAAGCCGGGTGACCGCATTGCCCTGATTGCCGAGACCGGCACCGATTTCGCGGCCCTGTTCTGCGCCACGGTCTATGCTGGCGCGTGGCCGGTGCCGCTGCCCCTGCCCACCAGCTTCGGCGGCAAGGACAACTACATCGAGCAACTTGCCGTCCAGCTTTCCAGTTCGGACCCGGCCATGCTGATCGGTCCGGACGAAATCGCGCACCTGACCTCTGCCGCGGCAGAGCGGCAGGGCTGCGGCCATGCAACGTGGTCCGAATTCGCGGCGAAGGACGCGCCCGAAGTCGAACTGCCAAAGGCACTGCCCGACGATATCTGCTACCTGCAGTACTCCAGCGGCTCTACCCGTTTCCCGCACGGCGTTGCCGTCACCCACCGTTCGCTGATGTCGAACCTCGCCGCACACAGTCACGGCATGCAGCTTACCGAGACCGACCGCTGCATTTCCTGGCTGCCCTGGTACCATGACATGGGCCTCGTCGGCTGCTTCCTCTCGCTGATCGCGAATCAGGTCTCGGGCGATTACCTCAAGACCGAGGACTTCGCCCGCCGCCCGCTGGCATGGCTGGACCTCATCACCCGCAACCGGGGCACCTCGATCTCGTACTCGCCGACGTTCGGCTACGACATCTGCGCCCGCCGCATTTCCAGCCAGAGCCCGGTGTCGGACCGATTCGACCTGTCGCGCTGGCGCCTTGCCGGCAACGGCGCGGACATGATCCGTCCCGACGTCATGCAGAACTTCGTCAACGCCTTCGCCGATGCGGGCTTCAAGGCTTCCGCGTTCCTGCCCAGCTATGGCCTTGCCGAGGCGACGCTGGCCGTCACCATCATGCCCCCGGGCGAAGGCATCCGCGTCGAGCTGGTCGAGGAAGAACGCCTTTCGGGCTCCCCGCGCGACCTCAGCCGCCCGGCCCGCTACCGCGCCATCGTCAATTGCGGCAAGCCCGTGCTCGACATGGAAGTCGTGATCCGCGGCGAAAACGGCCAGACCCTGGGCGATCACAAGATCGGCAAGGTCTGGTGCCGCGGTACCAGCGTGATGCATTCCTACTTCCGCGATCCGGAAGCGACCGAGGCATGCCTCGTCGACGGATGGCTGGACACCGGCGACATGGGCTACATGACCGAGGGCTACCTCTTCATCGTCGGCCGCGCCAAGGACATGATCATCATCAACGGCAAGAACCACTGGCCGCAGGACATCGAGTGGGCCGTCGAGCAGTTGCCCGGCTTCAACCACGGCGACATCGCCGCCTTCTCTGTCGAGATGGAGAACGGCGAGGAAGCCCCGGCCGTGCTGGTCCACTGCCGCGTGTCCGATCCGGTCAAGCGGCTGGAGCTGCACGAGATGATCCGCGACAAGGTCCGCTCGATCACCGGCATGAACTGCGTGGTGGAACTGGTTCCGCCCAAGAGCCTGCCGCGTACCAGCTCGGGCAAGCTCAGCCGCGCCAAGGCCAAGAAACTTTACCTGTCGGGCGAAATCGAGCCGTTCAGGCTGGCGGCCTGA
- a CDS encoding DUF192 domain-containing protein, translated as MIVGGCSQGGQEAVAKPTAPLVHPISGLEVVPLIVKSQGKVHKFSVEVAKTEEEQAKGLMFRTEMGPDEGMIFPEDPPRRPAFWMRNTVIPLDIIFIGTDHRILNIAANAVPYDETPLPAAGMASGVLELNGGRAAELGIKPGDKVEW; from the coding sequence ATGATCGTCGGGGGGTGTTCCCAGGGCGGACAGGAGGCCGTCGCCAAGCCGACCGCGCCTCTTGTTCATCCGATTTCGGGGCTCGAAGTGGTGCCGCTGATCGTCAAGTCGCAGGGCAAGGTCCACAAGTTCAGCGTCGAAGTGGCGAAGACCGAGGAAGAGCAGGCCAAGGGCCTCATGTTCCGAACCGAGATGGGCCCGGACGAAGGGATGATCTTCCCCGAAGACCCGCCGCGCCGGCCTGCCTTCTGGATGCGCAACACGGTCATCCCGCTCGACATCATCTTCATCGGTACCGATCACCGCATTCTCAACATAGCGGCCAACGCCGTGCCCTACGACGAAACGCCGCTGCCGGCTGCCGGCATGGCAAGCGGCGTGCTCGAGCTGAATGGCGGCCGGGCGGCCGAGTTGGGTATCAAGCCGGGCGACAAGGTGGAGTGGTGA
- a CDS encoding class I mannose-6-phosphate isomerase, whose translation MSGTLPIRQVEKPWGRDELPAPFIAPDGQRIGEIWFEPPAELPALLVKYIFTSEKLSVQVHPNDAQTLAKGIGRQGKEECWLILATEPGATLGIGFHEDLSEDELRTAALDGSIEDLMVWHEVAPGDFFYIPANTVHAIGAGVSLIEVQQNSDITYRLFDYGRPRELHLEEGMAVARGEPYAMKWSRKVAPDRSQVLVDGPLFLLDQVAGRPDDAMADRYPGALLVIPREGTVTVSGQPVSPGECALAPTFDAIGFAQDSVCLLARGCAD comes from the coding sequence ATGAGCGGGACTTTGCCGATCCGACAGGTGGAAAAGCCCTGGGGTCGGGACGAACTTCCCGCACCGTTCATTGCGCCGGACGGCCAGCGCATCGGCGAAATCTGGTTCGAGCCGCCCGCCGAATTGCCCGCACTTCTGGTCAAGTACATCTTCACCAGCGAGAAGCTCTCCGTGCAGGTCCACCCGAACGATGCGCAGACTCTCGCGAAAGGGATCGGTCGGCAGGGCAAGGAAGAGTGCTGGCTGATCCTGGCCACGGAGCCGGGCGCGACCCTTGGCATCGGCTTTCATGAAGACCTGAGCGAGGACGAACTGCGCACAGCCGCGCTGGACGGCTCTATCGAGGACCTGATGGTCTGGCATGAGGTTGCGCCGGGCGATTTCTTCTACATTCCCGCGAATACGGTTCATGCCATCGGCGCGGGGGTCAGCCTGATCGAGGTGCAGCAGAACAGCGACATTACCTATCGTCTGTTCGATTACGGCCGGCCGCGTGAACTCCACCTGGAAGAGGGCATGGCTGTTGCGCGCGGCGAACCCTACGCGATGAAGTGGAGCCGCAAGGTCGCTCCCGACAGGTCGCAGGTGCTTGTCGACGGGCCGCTGTTCCTGCTCGATCAAGTCGCAGGCCGGCCCGATGACGCCATGGCGGATCGCTATCCCGGCGCCTTGCTGGTCATCCCGCGTGAAGGCACGGTCACGGTTTCGGGCCAGCCCGTATCGCCGGGCGAATGCGCGCTTGCGCCCACTTTCGATGCTATCGGATTTGCACAGGATAGCGTCTGTCTTCTTGCACGCGGCTGTGCAGACTGA
- a CDS encoding regulatory protein RecX: MSSKRRNPQPLTKARLEELALAYVARFATTQAKLRSYLQRKLRERGWEDDGAPELDDLVGRYAQRGFVDDASWARMKAGSLLRRGYGARRVGEALQVAGVDHDIAQDIRPGELEQRRAALVLARRRRFGPFAIQVPDMAKREKQIAAMMRAGHRLDIARQIVDADDPDAVEDWVESVSGEDSCA, encoded by the coding sequence ATGTCCTCCAAGCGTCGCAATCCACAACCGTTGACGAAAGCCCGCCTCGAGGAATTGGCGCTGGCCTATGTCGCGCGCTTTGCAACGACGCAAGCAAAACTGCGCAGTTATCTTCAGCGCAAGCTGCGCGAGCGGGGGTGGGAAGACGATGGCGCTCCCGAACTCGATGACCTGGTCGGTCGATACGCGCAGCGCGGCTTTGTCGACGATGCAAGCTGGGCGCGCATGAAGGCAGGCAGTCTGCTGCGCCGGGGCTACGGCGCGCGGCGCGTGGGCGAGGCGCTGCAGGTCGCCGGAGTGGATCACGATATCGCCCAGGACATTCGGCCGGGTGAGCTGGAGCAGCGCCGGGCCGCGCTGGTACTGGCACGGCGCAGGCGTTTCGGGCCGTTTGCCATTCAGGTTCCGGACATGGCGAAGCGGGAAAAGCAGATTGCCGCGATGATGCGGGCCGGACACAGGCTCGACATCGCCCGGCAGATCGTTGATGCCGACGATCCCGACGCGGTCGAAGACTGGGTCGAGTCGGTTTCCGGAGAAGATTCTTGCGCCTGA
- the secE gene encoding preprotein translocase subunit SecE has protein sequence MAKTTPGEFIRQVRAEASKIHWPSRQETVTTAIFVGIMTVLLATFFLGIDALFGWVVSSLLSLL, from the coding sequence ATGGCCAAGACCACTCCCGGCGAATTCATCCGGCAGGTGCGCGCAGAAGCCTCCAAGATTCACTGGCCCTCGCGCCAGGAAACTGTGACGACGGCGATCTTCGTCGGCATCATGACGGTGCTGCTCGCCACGTTCTTTCTTGGAATCGACGCGCTGTTCGGCTGGGTCGTCAGCTCGCTTCTGTCGCTGCTGTGA
- a CDS encoding TonB family protein translates to MSKADLKPERKTRLGVVAIVALLHLVAIAALVRAFTPQFAASVLDGMTQAFTVTVKPAPAPEPTETPPPEPVPPEEEGAAAPPGKKARPRETAAPKAPIAIKPTQAPPVAGKGDENASGARNEGEGTGASGEGHGTGSGNGGSGQGGGAVTPPVKIRGDINSAKDYPRGSRDLRIGSEVIVALTVGTDGRVKGCRVVKQSPDPSAGQITCRLAAERFRFRPAQDASGRPVESVYGWRQRWFYRDSGVTLREFGRTS, encoded by the coding sequence ATGAGCAAGGCCGATCTCAAGCCGGAGCGCAAGACGCGGCTGGGCGTTGTCGCCATCGTCGCCCTCCTGCACCTCGTGGCGATTGCCGCGCTCGTTCGCGCCTTCACGCCGCAGTTCGCGGCCAGCGTGTTGGACGGCATGACCCAGGCATTCACGGTGACGGTCAAGCCGGCGCCGGCGCCTGAGCCGACCGAGACGCCGCCTCCCGAACCTGTTCCGCCCGAAGAGGAAGGCGCTGCTGCGCCGCCGGGCAAGAAAGCCAGGCCGCGCGAAACGGCGGCCCCCAAGGCCCCCATTGCGATCAAGCCGACACAGGCGCCGCCCGTGGCGGGCAAAGGCGACGAAAACGCCTCGGGCGCCCGCAACGAAGGCGAGGGCACGGGCGCGTCGGGCGAAGGGCACGGGACCGGCTCGGGTAACGGCGGGTCGGGTCAGGGGGGCGGCGCCGTCACCCCGCCGGTCAAGATCAGGGGCGATATCAACTCAGCCAAAGATTACCCGCGCGGCAGCCGCGATCTGCGCATCGGCAGCGAAGTCATCGTTGCCCTGACGGTCGGCACCGACGGCCGGGTGAAGGGCTGCCGTGTGGTCAAGCAGAGCCCGGACCCGAGCGCAGGCCAGATTACCTGCCGCCTAGCGGCCGAGCGCTTTCGCTTTCGCCCGGCACAGGATGCCTCCGGGCGTCCGGTCGAGTCCGTCTATGGCTGGAGGCAGCGTTGGTTTTATCGCGACTCTGGTGTAACCCTGCGGGAATTCGGACGTACCTCCTGA
- a CDS encoding glycine zipper 2TM domain-containing protein has protein sequence MRKAIIAATMAALTVPTAVVTATPALAKQRHYHRTDNGIRYWRGDNGRYYCKKSDGTTGLLIGGVAGALIGRAIDGGRDKTVGTIVGAGAGALLGREIDRNSSRPARCR, from the coding sequence ATGCGTAAAGCCATCATCGCCGCCACCATGGCGGCTCTCACTGTCCCCACCGCCGTCGTGACCGCGACCCCGGCCCTCGCGAAGCAGCGGCATTATCACAGGACCGACAACGGCATCCGCTACTGGCGGGGCGATAATGGCCGCTACTATTGCAAGAAGTCGGACGGAACGACCGGACTGCTCATCGGCGGCGTTGCCGGTGCCCTCATCGGACGCGCCATCGATGGCGGCCGCGACAAGACGGTCGGCACGATCGTCGGCGCTGGCGCGGGCGCCCTCCTCGGCCGCGAGATCGACCGAAATTCGAGCCGCCCTGCCCGCTGCCGCTAA
- a CDS encoding FAD-dependent oxidoreductase, whose product MLVDLAKNPEAADRQFDVCVIGAGAAGVTIARELMRAGHQVCLAESGGMDFEEKTQALYKGENIGHEYYDLEESRLRFFGGTVSIWGGRCALLDEIDFAKRSWVPHSGWPISRDDVMPYYRQAQDIFEIGPFEWDDAYRLCGIPDQGFSPEKLATDLWRFDEATERFAQGRARDLIDAPNLTILLHANVVNLQASANGAEIEHVEVRTLGGQSARLKAKHYVLACGAIENVRLMLASDDVCAGGIGNGRDQLGRFFMEHPTGRIGKVETDRPFDLWAAYQKRFMKSGPPLAPVLRLADGLQEAEGAMNSIVTFKLQRPPEKGVALGNKLYGTIKHSLNPDRTGRKLDHIYRGLRAWFHRVVRERVEAAMANTGMTGLYMIVRGEQAPNPDSRIVLSQTRNALGERQADLNWQLDPLDKHTARVFARVFGEELERMGRGSVTPSEWISEAGNDWPVDPTVGNHPIAGYHHMGGTRMSDDPASGVVDAHCKVHGVANLHLAGSSVFATAGWANPTFTLVALALRLAERLDGQLRAR is encoded by the coding sequence ATGCTCGTTGACCTTGCCAAGAACCCCGAAGCCGCCGACCGCCAGTTCGACGTCTGCGTGATCGGCGCCGGCGCCGCCGGCGTGACCATCGCGCGCGAACTGATGCGGGCGGGTCATCAGGTGTGCCTGGCCGAAAGCGGCGGCATGGACTTCGAGGAGAAGACGCAGGCCCTCTACAAGGGCGAGAACATCGGCCACGAGTACTACGACCTGGAAGAATCGCGCCTGCGTTTCTTCGGCGGGACGGTATCGATCTGGGGGGGCCGATGCGCGTTGCTCGACGAAATCGACTTCGCCAAGCGTTCGTGGGTTCCGCACTCGGGCTGGCCGATCAGCCGCGATGACGTCATGCCGTATTACCGTCAGGCGCAGGACATCTTCGAGATCGGCCCGTTCGAATGGGATGACGCGTACCGGCTCTGCGGCATTCCCGACCAGGGTTTCAGCCCCGAGAAGCTGGCGACTGACCTGTGGCGCTTCGACGAGGCGACCGAACGCTTTGCACAGGGCCGCGCAAGGGACCTGATCGACGCGCCGAACCTGACGATCCTGCTCCACGCCAATGTCGTGAACCTGCAGGCCAGCGCGAACGGGGCCGAGATCGAGCATGTCGAAGTGCGCACATTGGGCGGGCAGTCGGCCAGGCTCAAGGCGAAGCACTATGTGCTGGCCTGCGGTGCGATCGAGAACGTGCGGCTCATGCTGGCCTCGGACGACGTCTGCGCCGGCGGTATCGGCAATGGCCGCGACCAGCTCGGCCGCTTCTTCATGGAGCATCCGACGGGGCGCATCGGGAAGGTCGAAACCGACAGGCCCTTCGATCTCTGGGCCGCCTACCAGAAGCGCTTCATGAAGTCCGGTCCGCCGCTGGCCCCGGTGCTGCGTCTGGCCGACGGCCTGCAGGAAGCCGAAGGTGCGATGAACTCGATCGTCACCTTCAAGTTGCAGCGCCCGCCGGAAAAGGGCGTGGCGCTGGGCAACAAGCTCTACGGCACGATCAAGCACTCGCTCAATCCGGACCGCACCGGGCGCAAGCTCGATCATATCTACCGGGGGCTGCGGGCATGGTTCCACCGCGTCGTGCGCGAGCGGGTCGAGGCGGCCATGGCCAATACCGGCATGACCGGTCTCTACATGATCGTTCGCGGCGAGCAGGCGCCCAATCCGGACAGCCGCATCGTCCTGTCGCAGACCCGCAATGCCCTGGGGGAACGGCAGGCCGACCTCAACTGGCAGCTCGATCCGCTCGACAAGCACACGGCGCGCGTGTTCGCCCGTGTCTTCGGTGAGGAGCTTGAGCGCATGGGCCGGGGCTCGGTGACGCCGAGCGAGTGGATCAGCGAGGCAGGCAACGACTGGCCGGTCGATCCCACCGTCGGCAACCACCCCATCGCCGGCTATCACCACATGGGCGGCACGCGCATGAGCGACGATCCGGCGAGCGGCGTCGTCGATGCCCACTGCAAGGTTCACGGCGTGGCGAACCTGCACCTTGCGGGCAGCTCGGTCTTCGCAACGGCGGGCTGGGCCAATCCGACCTTTACCCTGGTGGCGCTGGCGCTCAGGCTGGCGGAGCGGCTCGACGGACAGCTACGGGCAAGGTGA
- the asnB gene encoding asparagine synthase (glutamine-hydrolyzing) translates to MCGITGWYRRGGRPVPRDAIVRACNTIVHRGPDDWGIHLDGDIGLGHRRLSIVDLEGGHQPIYSADGRWAIVFNGEVYNFPELRDELEAWGWTFSTHSDTETVLAAYVRWGDDVWPMLEGMYGLAIWDARERRLVLARDPLGIKPVYYTLQQGGIAFGSEIRTLRAMTSPDGGSLDFSIDERGVHDFFMFGHVQKPRSIWREVKTLPPGHVLHIASEGDPEIRQFWRPQFSERAGLSDAEWIEETQRWVSETTKRHMLADVTVGAFLSGGVDSSAIVAAMARHATAPVKAFTMGFPGTSIDETEAAGRIARHLGCEHITLPLEPQDAGVMLPEVQRSHDEPCAATAAVPVWHLSKLAAEHVKVVLCGEGSDEIFAGYKRQRTALAAARTAPFLRMLEPVLAAVDNVPGMGGKRLNYLRQNARRFRQSAMLESNYQRFFQGTQISTPWVREDLYEEGFYARQESDHPFADLEREYFGWPGARDLDPLAQFMLADLTVHMPSSLLNRTDRGSMAHSLEARVPFLSHKLVDWALTMPRHMKLRGKVGKYALRKAAEPWLFPGALDERKLGFQLPFAEWFSGGFASFAQEAWISSGASRSGYLRQDAVEKLFAEHAAGLANHGRILYAIAMFSCWWDQTFDAR, encoded by the coding sequence ATGTGCGGTATTACCGGCTGGTACAGGCGCGGCGGCAGGCCGGTGCCGCGCGATGCGATCGTGCGGGCCTGCAATACGATCGTCCATCGCGGCCCTGACGACTGGGGCATCCACCTCGACGGCGACATCGGCCTCGGACACCGCCGCCTTTCCATTGTCGATCTCGAAGGCGGGCATCAGCCGATCTATTCGGCAGACGGGCGCTGGGCCATCGTCTTCAACGGTGAGGTCTATAACTTCCCGGAGTTGCGCGACGAGCTGGAGGCCTGGGGCTGGACCTTCTCGACGCATAGCGACACCGAGACGGTGCTGGCCGCCTACGTGCGTTGGGGCGACGATGTCTGGCCGATGCTGGAAGGCATGTATGGTCTGGCCATCTGGGACGCCAGGGAACGCCGCCTCGTCCTTGCCCGCGATCCTCTGGGTATCAAGCCGGTCTACTACACCCTGCAACAGGGGGGCATTGCCTTCGGTTCGGAGATCCGCACGCTGCGGGCGATGACCTCCCCTGACGGCGGCTCGCTTGATTTCTCGATCGATGAGCGCGGCGTCCATGACTTCTTCATGTTCGGGCACGTCCAGAAGCCGCGCTCGATCTGGCGCGAGGTCAAGACGCTGCCGCCCGGCCATGTCCTGCACATCGCTTCGGAGGGCGATCCCGAGATTCGTCAGTTCTGGCGCCCGCAGTTCAGCGAGCGCGCGGGACTTTCCGACGCGGAGTGGATCGAGGAAACGCAGCGCTGGGTTTCCGAGACCACGAAGCGGCACATGCTAGCCGACGTCACGGTCGGGGCATTTCTGTCAGGAGGGGTCGATTCCAGTGCAATCGTCGCGGCGATGGCCCGCCATGCAACGGCCCCGGTCAAGGCCTTCACCATGGGCTTTCCCGGCACCTCGATCGACGAGACCGAGGCGGCAGGACGCATCGCCAGGCACCTGGGCTGCGAGCACATCACCTTGCCGCTCGAACCGCAGGATGCCGGCGTCATGCTGCCGGAAGTGCAGCGCAGCCACGACGAACCCTGCGCGGCGACGGCGGCGGTTCCGGTCTGGCATCTTTCGAAACTGGCGGCCGAACATGTGAAGGTCGTGCTGTGCGGGGAAGGATCGGATGAGATCTTCGCCGGTTACAAGCGCCAGCGCACTGCCCTTGCCGCCGCGCGCACGGCACCTTTTCTGCGCATGCTCGAGCCGGTCCTGGCGGCGGTGGACAATGTGCCGGGCATGGGAGGCAAGCGGCTCAACTACCTACGGCAGAACGCGCGCCGGTTCCGGCAGTCGGCCATGCTGGAAAGCAATTATCAGCGCTTCTTCCAGGGCACGCAGATATCTACCCCGTGGGTGCGCGAGGACCTTTACGAAGAGGGCTTTTACGCGCGGCAGGAAAGCGATCATCCCTTTGCCGACCTTGAGCGCGAGTATTTCGGCTGGCCCGGCGCGCGCGATCTCGATCCTCTGGCGCAGTTCATGCTGGCGGATCTGACCGTCCACATGCCGTCCTCGCTGCTCAACCGCACGGATCGCGGATCGATGGCCCATTCGCTCGAGGCGCGCGTGCCGTTCCTCAGCCACAAGCTGGTCGACTGGGCGCTGACGATGCCGCGCCACATGAAGCTGCGCGGCAAGGTCGGCAAGTATGCCCTTAGAAAAGCAGCGGAACCCTGGCTGTTCCCGGGTGCGCTCGATGAACGCAAGCTGGGTTTCCAGCTGCCTTTCGCCGAGTGGTTCAGCGGCGGCTTCGCCAGCTTCGCGCAGGAGGCCTGGATCTCGAGCGGGGCCTCGCGCAGCGGCTACTTGCGGCAGGACGCGGTCGAGAAGCTGTTTGCCGAGCATGCCGCGGGCCTCGCCAATCACGGTCGCATCCTCTACGCGATCGCCATGTTCTCCTGCTGGTGGGACCAGACTTTCGATGCTCGTTGA
- a CDS encoding NADH:ubiquinone oxidoreductase subunit NDUFA12: MGILSKIFTWWDGATIGTSLWSSRHGEHVGTDAQGNKYYRSKGDKTKTTEGYERRWVIYAGANDASRVPAEWHGWLHHSYDGVPESHLPPPRIWEVDYTPNATGTAQAYLPQGALERGGRRAAATGDYEAWSPDA, from the coding sequence ATGGGAATCCTGTCGAAGATCTTCACCTGGTGGGATGGTGCGACCATCGGAACCTCGCTCTGGAGCTCGCGTCATGGCGAGCACGTCGGAACCGACGCGCAGGGCAACAAGTACTATCGCTCGAAGGGCGACAAGACGAAGACCACCGAAGGCTATGAGCGCCGCTGGGTCATCTACGCCGGCGCCAACGATGCAAGCCGCGTTCCGGCCGAATGGCATGGCTGGCTGCATCATTCCTATGACGGTGTCCCCGAAAGCCACCTGCCGCCGCCGCGGATCTGGGAAGTCGACTATACGCCGAACGCCACCGGCACGGCGCAGGCCTACCTCCCGCAAGGCGCGCTGGAGCGTGGCGGCAGGCGTGCGGCTGCCACCGGCGATTATGAAGCCTGGTCGCCGGACGCCTGA